GCAGAAAACCCTTCCGGGACCCCGGAAACGCAGACGACCCGCGGACTCAGGTCCCCCACCGGTGAACGGTGAGAAGCCGGCCGGACGTACCGGCGAGCCCGCGGGTCGGGTGACTGCTGGAGATTGGGCCGGCTGCACGCTCATTTCACGCGCTGGTCCGGCACCGCACTGGATGTGGTGACGGGCCGCTAGCCCGCAGCCACCTCACGCGTCCGGTTTGCATACATCTGCCAAACCACCTCCCTTCTCGTGTGCCCCACACATTAGGAACCCGTCGGCGACGGCTCAACCGGTTTTTTCGGCGTACAACGATTTCGTCGAAACTTCCGGGAACCAGGTGTGGGCTGGGTCACGTTCGAGTTGAATGATTCATAGAGAGTGAACTGTCGCGCCGTACGTGCGGACGCAGCCTGCAGGGGGTCCAGGTGAGTGCTTCCCGGCGTAGTGGGACCACGGACGAGCTGGGGCCGGACGAGCCCGAGCGCGAGCCCGGGCATGAGCCTGAGCCCGAGCGGGACGGGTCCGATCTGCTTGCCGCGCTGCTGGATGGGATGGACGCGGCGTTGTGCGCGTTCGATGCCGATGGTGTGGTGACCCATTGGAACCGTGAGGCGGAGCGGATTCTCGGGTGGACGGCGGCCGAGGCGGTCGGGCGGCACGGGTTCGCCGGATGGGCCGTACGGACCGCGGACGCCGAGGAGGTCGAGGAGCGGCTGCTGTCGGTGATGCAGGCCCCGGGGCGGCAGGTGCACGAGTTCGCGCTGCTGACCAAGGACGGCGGGCGGGTGCTCGTACGGACCCAGTCGGCTGCCGTGCGCGGGCCGGACGGGAAGCCCGCCGGGGTGTACTGCGCCTTCAGCGAGGTGCACGCCCAGATCGATCTGGAGCGGTCCATCGCGCTGAGCGAGGCCCTCTTCGAGGACGCCAGCTGGGGTGTCGTCCTCGTGGACGCCGATCTGCGGCCGGCGGTCGTCAACGCGCACGCGGCTCGCGCCCTCGGCATCGGGCGTACGGCGGTCCTCGGGCGGCCCCTGGGTGAGCTGCTGTCGCAGGGTGTCGAGGAGCTGGAGAGCGCGCTGACGCATGTGCTCGCGGAGGGGGCGCCGCCCGCTCCGGCCGAGATGTGGGTGAGCGTGCGGACCGCCGAGGGCGAGCAGCGGCGGTGCTGGCGCAGTGGCTTCCTGCGGCTCGCCTCGCCGCTCGCGGAGGAGCCCGTGCCGCTGGGCGTCGGCTGGCTGTTCCAGGACGTCACCGAGGCCAAGCAGACCGAGCAGGAGGCGGCGCTGCTGCGCTTCCGCGCCAACCAGCTGCACCGGGCGGCCCGCGCCGCCGCCGAGTGCGAGAGCCCGGGCGAGGCGGCCACCGTCCA
Above is a genomic segment from Streptomyces sp. R21 containing:
- a CDS encoding PAS domain-containing protein, whose amino-acid sequence is MSASRRSGTTDELGPDEPEREPGHEPEPERDGSDLLAALLDGMDAALCAFDADGVVTHWNREAERILGWTAAEAVGRHGFAGWAVRTADAEEVEERLLSVMQAPGRQVHEFALLTKDGGRVLVRTQSAAVRGPDGKPAGVYCAFSEVHAQIDLERSIALSEALFEDASWGVVLVDADLRPAVVNAHAARALGIGRTAVLGRPLGELLSQGVEELESALTHVLAEGAPPAPAEMWVSVRTAEGEQRRCWRSGFLRLASPLAEEPVPLGVGWLFQDVTEAKQTEQEAALLRFRANQLHRAARAAAECESPGEAATVHLDFSLAGYADHAVIDRVSGGSVADGEGPVRLVRIATTPSGAPGPTLLTGKAGLPVRYGTGHPALQCVERTGSVRASASASDPEAAREWAVSRQWPPDAVHALCAVLRSRGRTLGVVTFLRGSGRSQFDRTDAVYAEDVAVRIAMALDLEGLLGQS